A genomic stretch from Desulfatitalea tepidiphila includes:
- the rsxE gene encoding electron transport complex subunit RsxE: protein MAKSLAAEFTKGLWNEIPPFRLVLGLCPTLGVTTSMKNGIGMGLATTFVLLCANILVSALRKVIPSKVRIACFIIIIASFVIIVELTMQAYAYTLYLDLGVFIPLIVVNCIVLGRAEAFASKNGLVRSAADGLGIGIGFTLSLAALGAVRELLGTGSLKGDVFGLLPYDIPNIFGASFEPFAFAVQAPGAFIALGLMLCVMNLIPSK, encoded by the coding sequence ATGGCCAAATCGTTAGCTGCTGAGTTTACCAAAGGCCTCTGGAATGAGATCCCGCCGTTTCGGCTGGTCCTCGGGCTTTGCCCGACATTGGGCGTCACCACATCGATGAAAAACGGTATCGGCATGGGTCTGGCCACCACTTTCGTGCTGCTTTGCGCCAATATCCTGGTGTCGGCACTCAGAAAGGTTATTCCATCCAAGGTCCGCATCGCCTGCTTCATCATTATCATCGCGTCGTTCGTCATCATCGTGGAACTGACGATGCAGGCCTATGCATACACCCTCTATCTCGACTTGGGCGTATTCATCCCCTTGATCGTCGTCAACTGTATCGTGCTGGGACGGGCCGAAGCCTTTGCTTCCAAAAACGGATTGGTCCGCTCCGCGGCCGACGGCCTGGGCATCGGGATCGGATTCACCCTGTCTTTGGCCGCACTGGGTGCCGTTCGTGAGTTGCTGGGCACGGGAAGCCTGAAAGGCGACGTATTCGGCCTGTTGCCGTATGATATCCCCAATATTTTCGGCGCATCCTTCGAACCATTCGCTTTTGCGGTCCAGGCACCAGGGGCGTTCATCGCCCTGGGGTTGATGCTTTGCGTGATGAACCTTATCCCGAGCAAGTAG
- the rsxA gene encoding electron transport complex subunit RsxA: MEYIELIVATIFVNNILLAQFLGNCPFLGTSKKMETAVGMAMAVIFVLVMAGVITWIVYEWLLVPFKLQFLRTIAFILVIASLVQFVEMFLKKSIPALYAGLGIFLPLITTNCAVFGVCVLNIDKEFSFMQSLIASFGYAAGFGLALILFAGARERILVARVPRPLQDTSIALVTAGIISLTFYAFRGMV, encoded by the coding sequence ATGGAATATATTGAGCTGATCGTTGCCACCATTTTTGTCAACAACATTCTGCTGGCGCAATTTCTGGGCAACTGCCCCTTCCTGGGCACATCTAAGAAAATGGAAACGGCCGTCGGAATGGCCATGGCGGTTATCTTCGTGCTGGTCATGGCCGGAGTCATTACATGGATCGTGTATGAGTGGCTGCTGGTTCCCTTCAAGCTGCAATTCCTGCGCACCATCGCCTTTATCCTCGTGATCGCCTCCCTGGTGCAGTTCGTGGAAATGTTTCTTAAAAAGAGCATTCCGGCCCTCTACGCCGGTCTGGGCATCTTCCTCCCCTTGATTACCACCAACTGCGCTGTGTTTGGTGTCTGCGTGCTCAATATCGACAAAGAATTCAGCTTCATGCAATCCTTGATCGCTTCGTTCGGTTACGCGGCGGGGTTCGGCTTGGCGTTGATCCTGTTCGCCGGTGCCCGTGAACGGATACTGGTGGCACGGGTGCCGCGTCCCTTGCAGGATACCTCCATCGCACTGGTCACGGCCGGCATCATATCCTTGACATTTTATGCTTTCCGGGGAATGGTCTAA
- a CDS encoding FAD-dependent oxidoreductase, giving the protein MFEAVLIMLGIGAACGIVLSVASKVFYVWEDPRISQVEYFLSGANCGGCGYAGCSAAANAVVAGKAPPSVCIVAGAEAAIEIAAIMGVDPGTAEPLRSLNSCLGGHRAADKYYYDGAQTCAALANLHGGRRVCSVGCLGMGDCIRSCKFDAIHMGPDGYPVVDEAKCVGCGACEKACPKSILTVRTMSQRLLHFNELDDALAPCQQTCPAEINIPQYIDCIRKGDYAGAVNTIRERNPLLLTCGRVCPHPCEDYCRRGIEDEPVSINQLKRFVADWEMNSGKRLPIPCAPDTGKKVAVIGGGPAGVSCAYFLRRLGHSVNIFEAMPKLGGITRYGIPEYRLPDKVLDWEIQGILDLGIEAYTNHILGRDFTIQSLREEGYDAIFMGIGAWKDYAIGVPGEDMEGCWKGIEFLSKVAGSPDKKIPVGKRAAVVGGGNSAIDCVRTLKRLGCEEVYIVYRRTRKEMPANEVEIVAAEHEGVKFQFLAAPKRVVGDDQGRVTGLEYLRMELGEPDASGRRRPVPVEGSETILPIDMLISAIGQQPELDFLEKEPEKEQLTITRWNTFDNDPELLQTSLPDVFTGGDAATGPSLVVDAIGGGRRAARSIHQYLTGEEIHTSPKSLRKKHIPESLFKTVSGVETKKRTPMPELPVKERIDSMIEVDLVISEQDAAHEAGRCLHCCRICYDPEKSINAA; this is encoded by the coding sequence GTGTTCGAAGCTGTTCTCATTATGTTAGGTATCGGCGCCGCCTGTGGCATCGTCCTCAGTGTGGCCTCCAAAGTATTTTACGTATGGGAGGATCCCCGCATCTCCCAGGTCGAATACTTCCTATCCGGCGCCAATTGCGGCGGCTGCGGTTACGCGGGTTGTTCGGCAGCCGCCAATGCGGTGGTGGCCGGCAAGGCGCCGCCCAGTGTATGCATCGTGGCCGGTGCGGAGGCCGCGATCGAAATTGCAGCCATCATGGGCGTGGACCCCGGCACGGCCGAACCGCTGCGCTCGCTCAACAGCTGCCTTGGCGGTCATCGCGCCGCCGATAAATACTATTATGATGGCGCCCAAACCTGCGCGGCCCTGGCCAATCTGCACGGCGGGCGGCGGGTCTGCTCGGTCGGCTGCCTGGGCATGGGCGATTGCATCCGCTCCTGTAAGTTCGACGCCATTCACATGGGCCCCGACGGCTATCCAGTCGTCGACGAAGCCAAATGCGTGGGTTGCGGTGCCTGCGAGAAAGCCTGTCCCAAGAGCATTCTCACCGTCCGCACCATGAGCCAGCGCCTGCTGCACTTCAACGAGCTCGACGATGCGCTGGCTCCCTGCCAGCAGACCTGCCCGGCCGAAATTAATATCCCGCAGTACATCGACTGTATTCGCAAAGGGGACTATGCCGGCGCCGTCAACACCATCCGCGAACGCAATCCTCTGCTGCTCACCTGCGGCCGTGTGTGCCCCCATCCCTGTGAAGATTACTGCCGCCGCGGCATCGAGGACGAACCGGTATCGATCAATCAGCTCAAACGCTTCGTGGCCGATTGGGAAATGAATTCGGGCAAACGGCTGCCCATCCCCTGTGCACCGGATACAGGCAAAAAAGTGGCCGTGATCGGCGGTGGACCGGCCGGCGTGAGCTGTGCCTATTTCCTGCGCCGCCTCGGTCACTCGGTCAACATCTTCGAGGCCATGCCCAAGCTGGGGGGCATCACGCGCTACGGGATCCCCGAATATCGCCTGCCCGACAAGGTACTCGATTGGGAAATCCAGGGCATTCTCGATCTGGGCATCGAGGCTTACACCAACCATATTCTCGGTCGCGATTTCACTATCCAGTCTTTGCGCGAAGAGGGGTATGACGCCATTTTCATGGGCATCGGCGCCTGGAAAGATTACGCTATCGGCGTTCCGGGCGAAGACATGGAGGGATGCTGGAAAGGTATCGAGTTTCTCTCCAAGGTCGCCGGATCACCAGACAAGAAAATCCCGGTGGGCAAACGGGCCGCGGTGGTCGGCGGCGGCAACTCGGCCATCGACTGCGTGCGCACCCTCAAACGTCTGGGATGCGAGGAGGTTTATATCGTTTATCGCCGGACCCGCAAAGAGATGCCGGCCAACGAGGTCGAAATTGTGGCGGCCGAACACGAAGGGGTCAAATTCCAGTTCTTGGCGGCTCCCAAACGGGTGGTGGGCGACGACCAGGGCCGCGTCACCGGCCTCGAATACCTCCGCATGGAGTTGGGCGAACCCGACGCCAGCGGCCGGCGTCGTCCCGTACCCGTCGAAGGGTCGGAGACCATTCTGCCCATCGACATGCTGATATCGGCCATCGGACAGCAGCCCGAACTCGACTTCCTTGAAAAGGAGCCTGAAAAAGAGCAGCTGACCATCACCCGCTGGAACACCTTTGACAACGATCCCGAGCTGTTGCAGACCAGTCTGCCCGATGTATTTACCGGAGGTGATGCGGCCACAGGCCCCTCGCTGGTCGTGGACGCCATCGGCGGCGGCCGGCGCGCGGCGCGCTCCATCCATCAATACCTGACCGGAGAGGAGATCCATACCTCTCCCAAGTCCCTGCGTAAGAAGCATATTCCCGAATCACTATTTAAAACGGTTTCCGGCGTGGAGACAAAGAAACGCACTCCCATGCCGGAGTTGCCAGTAAAAGAGCGTATCGACAGCATGATTGAAGTCGATCTTGTGATCAGCGAACAGGACGCGGCTCATGAAGCGGGGCGATGCCTGCACTGCTGCCGGATTTGTTACGATCCGGAGAAGTCGATCAACGCCGCCTGA